The Oryza brachyantha chromosome 7, ObraRS2, whole genome shotgun sequence genomic interval TGTTCTCTTTAAGAACAATTATGGGCCCGCACAATATACCTCTATTTATGTGATTGCCCTTTTTTAATATATCctaccattaaaaatagtaatacaAATGTTTACACGGTCGCTCacacaaaaattatttttcataagaGCTTTTTTAGTGTATTTGAAAAGGTATttaagataccatatttttatatgcgtgTATGTGTATGTTTGCGTCTGTTTAATTTGTTCTGTGATTACAGGCTAACCATATATCTTCACCGGCCGGCCTGTTGCAGATGTGTCAGAGCAAACAATTGGAAACCATCGACATATCAAGGACTGCTTTGCAAATAACCGGACACTATAAATAGGGCCCAAAACCAAAGCCTCTCACCTCACAAGCAAACCATAACCCAAAGTCGATCTCCCAAGCAAGCTACCAATCCGCCatagatagctagctagctcgtgcAAGAAGAATCAAGCATCAAAACATGGCGGGAAAGGCACAGGCGCTGCAGCTGCTGGTCCTGCTGGCGATCTCCCTCGACTCCGCCGCGCGGGGCGCGCACGCCATCTGCAACATGTCGAACGGCGACTTCAGGCTGtgccagccggcggcggccgtggccgaCCCGACGGACAGCCCGTCGGCGGAGTGCTGCGCCGCGCTGGGGAACGCCGACCTCGCCTGCATCTGCCGCTACAGGGGCGTCGCCGGCTTCTGGATGAGGATCTACCACATCGACGCCGCCCGCGCCATGGCGCTGCCCGCCAAGTGCGGCCTCGCCATGCCCGCCAACTGCTCCTGATCTATCGAGTGATCAGCTCCGATGATCATCATTTCGCTACTAATTTCTGCAAGAAatgctagctaattaattacgaCGTAATACGGCTGAATAACGCTTGCTGCAAGAGCAAGTGTAAATGATATCATTGCTGCGTAATGTATCCATATGAACTCAGGcgtgcatatatatgtctcaATTCGATCTTGTTTTGGTATACATATGTAAGTGTGTGCAAGTGTTGTTGGCAAGAAGCCATTTAATGATGTAATGTGTCCgatatatgaatgaaaaatgtAATTGGTATGCAAACTGTTATGAATATGAATGCTTCGGCCTTTTCGAACTTCTCTGTATAACCAAAATTTCATGCATGCAGAGATTTCAGGTATAAATTGGAAACTATACGTACGTTCGAGTATAAACTGTACATGCAAGCATAGGTATATAGAGTAATTATTTGGCACTGTCAACACTGTATAAATCCAAAGAGATCATGAAAggaatatagaaaaatgaggGATTGCGCGGTTTGTGAGGGAGAGGTGGTTCAACGTTACCCGTTAATCTGTGAGGGGCAAGataatgaaaaatttataattgttaGCAGTGGTGTAattataaaagtattttagTGACAATTATATTCTGTGTGAATACCTTTCATGTTAAAAAAAGTATCGAGAAATATTCTGGTGTCATCGATAGGATGCAGGAGTATGCGTGCGTCGGAGGGAGAGATCTAGAGGACCGTGCTAATTGCCGGAGAAAGGGGGCGGCGCTGGCTAACATACATGCTAATCGCTGATCCTAGTTGAGATTTAGACATGAAGATCTTCGTTTTGTTCCATACGGAAATCATCCATATAGATCATATAGATCAGTGTTTGGTTGGCATAGATTTATATTGGTACATAAATCTGTCGTCTTTGTagatcgtaattttttttatacacaaatCATTTCTTATGAAGTGCGTTCCCTCAGCGTGTGGCTTTTTCTCAGTATGTGCAAATCTAAAAATGCTACATAAATCGTGCAGCACTTCGGAAAGATAATTGAAAATCACACAAATATGGTCACTACCACGTAAATAAGTACCAATCAGTACCTTTGATCTTCGTCTCACTTTTAGAGTACCGATGTGGTatctttctctatttttaggactTTATTGTCCTTAGGTACAATCATCATTTTACCATTGTATCTAAGTACCTCTAATATCTTTTATGTATTACATTTAACCATGGAGCGTCAGATCTTTACCATTTTCAtaatgcaaacaaaaaagacCTTAACAattattagtttataattagAGGTATTTTACCGTGTTTGCATTTCACAAAGACAAAACATCTGATGACTCATGGCAAAAGTTACAATATGGAAGGTACATAGGTACTAAGGGTTAACAATAATTGCACCCAAGAGCATTTAGGTCGAGCAAATTGTAGAGGTACCACATCGATGGTGCGTAAGTGAATTAAAAGGTATcggtaaaatattatttacatgATGAGACTAAAATTGTGTTATCTTATAGTTAGTTTTCAAACTTAATCCTGATCGAGTAACCTGGTAGAGACTATAT includes:
- the LOC102709666 gene encoding putative lipid-transfer protein DIR1, encoding MAGKAQALQLLVLLAISLDSAARGAHAICNMSNGDFRLCQPAAAVADPTDSPSAECCAALGNADLACICRYRGVAGFWMRIYHIDAARAMALPAKCGLAMPANCS